In the Burkholderia contaminans genome, CGAAGTCGCGGCGCTCGATGCGCAGACTGGCAATCTCGTGTGGAAGAAGCAGATGTTCGAGCCGGGCCTCGGCTACGCATTCTCGCTCGCGCCACTCGCACTCGACGGCGCGATCGTCGTCGGCACGTCGGGCGGCGAATACGGTATTCGCGGCTATATCGTCGCGCTCAACCCGGAGAACGGCTCCGAAGTCTGGAAACGCTACACGATCCCCGCTTCCGGCGAAAAGGGCGCGGAAACCTGGCCCGACGGCATGCAGAGCCACGGCGGTGGCGCGGCGTGGCTCACCGGCACCTACGACGCCGCATCCCGCACGCTGTACTGGGGTGTCGGCAACCCGGGCCCGTGGCTCGCCGCGCTGCGCCCCGGCGACAACCTGTATTCCGACTCGCTGCTTGCGCTCGACGCGAAGAACGGCAACCTGAAGTGGCACTACCAGTACACGAACAACGACACGTGGGACTACGACGGCGTGAACGCCGCCGTGCTTGCGGACATCAAGTACAAAGGCAAGGACTACGACGCGATCATCCACGCAGACCGCAACGGCTTCTTCCACGCGATCGACCGCACGACCGGCAAGCTGATCTATGCGACGCCGTTCGTGACGGCGTTGTCGGTCACCGGCTACACGGCCGACGGCAAGCCGATCCAGGACGCGTCGAAGTTCCCGAAGGCCGGCACGACGATCGAAACGTGCCCGAGCTTCCTCGGCGGCAAGAACTGGTGGTCGATCTCCTATGACCAGGAACGCAACATCGCGGTCGTGCCCGCGCTGCATGCGTGCATGAGTCTCACCGGCAAGTCGGTCAGCTACATGGAGGGCCTGCCGTACCTCGGCGAAGGCTTCGAGATCAAGCCCGAACCGGGCAGCGAAGGCTACGGCGAACTGACGGCCATCGACGTGAACACCGGCAAGAAGCTGTGGAGCCACTGGTCGAAGAAGCCGTGGAACGGCGGCGTCGCGACCACCGCGAGCGGTCTCGCGTTCAGCGGCTCGCTCGACGGCCACCTGTATGCGTTCGACACGGCGACCGGCAAGGTGCTCTGGGAAAGCCCGCAACTGGCGAGCGGCATCATTTCGCAGCCGTCGGTGTATGAGGTCGACGGCAAGGAATACGTGGCCGTGCTGGCCGGTTACGGCGGCGCGAATCCGATCTGGGGCGGCCCGATGGCCGACATCGCGAAGGACGTTCCGCGCGGCGGCACGCTCTATGTGTTCGCGCTCGACTGATCAGGCGCCAGGCCCGAGTCGCGCC is a window encoding:
- a CDS encoding methanol/ethanol family PQQ-dependent dehydrogenase, whose protein sequence is MKKFSASASRLATIGIAVAAAVALNPGLVEAAADYPAVTYQRLTDAHGDPGWLTYYRTYDGRSHSPLKQIDTSNAKDLKQVWAYKFPADLKQGFEATPIINGNYLFVTTPKDNVYAFDAKTGKQLWKYEPKLGAASFKTACCDVVNRGVALYGKNVYVAMLSGEVAALDAQTGNLVWKKQMFEPGLGYAFSLAPLALDGAIVVGTSGGEYGIRGYIVALNPENGSEVWKRYTIPASGEKGAETWPDGMQSHGGGAAWLTGTYDAASRTLYWGVGNPGPWLAALRPGDNLYSDSLLALDAKNGNLKWHYQYTNNDTWDYDGVNAAVLADIKYKGKDYDAIIHADRNGFFHAIDRTTGKLIYATPFVTALSVTGYTADGKPIQDASKFPKAGTTIETCPSFLGGKNWWSISYDQERNIAVVPALHACMSLTGKSVSYMEGLPYLGEGFEIKPEPGSEGYGELTAIDVNTGKKLWSHWSKKPWNGGVATTASGLAFSGSLDGHLYAFDTATGKVLWESPQLASGIISQPSVYEVDGKEYVAVLAGYGGANPIWGGPMADIAKDVPRGGTLYVFALD